A region from the Rosa rugosa chromosome 6, drRosRugo1.1, whole genome shotgun sequence genome encodes:
- the LOC133714885 gene encoding (+)-neomenthol dehydrogenase-like isoform X1, with protein sequence MAETVKRRYAVVTGSNKGVGFGIVKQLATNGVMTVLTARDEKKGIEAVEKLKECCLSNLVVFHQLDVTDPDSIVSLADFVKTHFGKLDILVNNAAVNGLTNEPEAFIAAAANRGKEGVDVHWSDFATQTYELGKECLKTNYYGTKKITEALVPLLELSDSPRVVNISSGAGRLKLIPNEWAKGVLGDAEKLTEERVDEVLNEFLKDFKEDMLETKGWPLSLSAYILSKASLNAYTRILAKKYKNFCVNCVCPGFVKTDMTFNAGILTTDEAAENVTRLAVFPNGNPSGIFFFQQEASSF encoded by the exons ATGGCAGAAACAGTGAAGAG aaggTATGCAGTTGTTACAGGTTCGAACAAGGGGGTTGGATTTGGAATAGTAAAGCAACTAGCTACAAATGGGGTCATGACAGTGTTAACTGCTAGAGATGAGAAGAAGGGTATTGAAGCTGTTGAAAAACTGAAGGAGTGTTGCCTCTCTAACCTTGTTGTTTTTCATCAGCTTGATGTCACAGACCCTGATAGCATCGTTTCCCTCGCAGATTTTGTCAAAACCCATTTTGGAAAACTGGATATCTTG GTGAACAATGCAGCAGTCAATGGACTCACTAACGAACCTGAAGCTTTCATAGCTGCAGCTGCAAATAGGGGAAAG GAAGGTGTGGACGTCCACTGGAGTGATTTTGCAACTCAGACATACGAGTTAGGCAAAGAATGTCTAAAAACAAACTACTATGGCACCAAGAAAATTACCGAAGCACTTGTTCCTCTCCTTGAGCTATCGGATTCACCAAGAGTAGTCAATATTAGTTCTGGCGCAGGGAGGTTAAAG CTTATACCGAACGAGTGGGCCAAAGGGGTGTTAGGTGATGCTGAGAAACTTACAGAGGAGAGAGTAGATGAGGTTCTGAATGAGTTTCTAAAAGACTTCAAAGAAGATATGCTAGAAACCAAAGGCTGGCCACTTTCACTTTCTGCTTATATACTCTCCAAAGCTTCCTTGAATGCATACACTAGAATTCTGGCCAAGAAGTACAAAAATTTCTGTGTCAATTGCGTCTGCCCTGGATTTGTCAAAACAGATATGACCTTCAATGCAGGCATCTTAACCACTGATGAAGCTGCTGAAAATGTTACCAGGCTAGCTGTGTTTCCAAATGGCAATCCCTCCGGTATCTTCTTCTTTCAACAAGAAGCATCATCCTTTTGA
- the LOC133714885 gene encoding (+)-neomenthol dehydrogenase-like isoform X2 has protein sequence MAETVKRYAVVTGSNKGVGFGIVKQLATNGVMTVLTARDEKKGIEAVEKLKECCLSNLVVFHQLDVTDPDSIVSLADFVKTHFGKLDILVNNAAVNGLTNEPEAFIAAAANRGKEGVDVHWSDFATQTYELGKECLKTNYYGTKKITEALVPLLELSDSPRVVNISSGAGRLKLIPNEWAKGVLGDAEKLTEERVDEVLNEFLKDFKEDMLETKGWPLSLSAYILSKASLNAYTRILAKKYKNFCVNCVCPGFVKTDMTFNAGILTTDEAAENVTRLAVFPNGNPSGIFFFQQEASSF, from the exons ATGGCAGAAACAGTGAAGAG gTATGCAGTTGTTACAGGTTCGAACAAGGGGGTTGGATTTGGAATAGTAAAGCAACTAGCTACAAATGGGGTCATGACAGTGTTAACTGCTAGAGATGAGAAGAAGGGTATTGAAGCTGTTGAAAAACTGAAGGAGTGTTGCCTCTCTAACCTTGTTGTTTTTCATCAGCTTGATGTCACAGACCCTGATAGCATCGTTTCCCTCGCAGATTTTGTCAAAACCCATTTTGGAAAACTGGATATCTTG GTGAACAATGCAGCAGTCAATGGACTCACTAACGAACCTGAAGCTTTCATAGCTGCAGCTGCAAATAGGGGAAAG GAAGGTGTGGACGTCCACTGGAGTGATTTTGCAACTCAGACATACGAGTTAGGCAAAGAATGTCTAAAAACAAACTACTATGGCACCAAGAAAATTACCGAAGCACTTGTTCCTCTCCTTGAGCTATCGGATTCACCAAGAGTAGTCAATATTAGTTCTGGCGCAGGGAGGTTAAAG CTTATACCGAACGAGTGGGCCAAAGGGGTGTTAGGTGATGCTGAGAAACTTACAGAGGAGAGAGTAGATGAGGTTCTGAATGAGTTTCTAAAAGACTTCAAAGAAGATATGCTAGAAACCAAAGGCTGGCCACTTTCACTTTCTGCTTATATACTCTCCAAAGCTTCCTTGAATGCATACACTAGAATTCTGGCCAAGAAGTACAAAAATTTCTGTGTCAATTGCGTCTGCCCTGGATTTGTCAAAACAGATATGACCTTCAATGCAGGCATCTTAACCACTGATGAAGCTGCTGAAAATGTTACCAGGCTAGCTGTGTTTCCAAATGGCAATCCCTCCGGTATCTTCTTCTTTCAACAAGAAGCATCATCCTTTTGA